A window of Desulfomonilia bacterium genomic DNA:
CCTTGAGCCTGAATTCGGCAATGGGGTCTATTGATGCGGCAGGGGCATTGTTGTATCGAGTGATCCATTTGTTGAATGTATCAGAATCTGGCCGCATCACAGGATATTCATGAGCGCAGACAGGATTTACGGTCAATAAAAGCATAAAGATTAAAAGTAAGGATAATGTGAATATAATGCTTTTCTTTGCCATTTCATAAAAGTTCACTTGCAGACCTCCAAATTAAAAAAGACCGGGTTGTCTTTCAAACCCGGCAACATGGAGTTATATGAAGAGTCTTTCACTTGTTTGCTCATGTTTTATCCAATTAATAATTTGTTTGCGTGTTTGTTTTATTGATAACTCCTGAATTGTCCCTCCATTTATTTTTAAAACCATTTACTCTTAAAATATGGAGATATTTTGGAGAAAGCATGTGTTTACTGTGCAGGCTCAATAATCTTCATTTAAAATCCGATATGAAACCATAGTGAAGTCAGTATGCAACAGGTCAATTTAAGTAAGGACTTTTTCTGTATTCCAATGATGATTTCTTCCGATAAGGTGAATAGAGGTCCCAGCCGTAATCTCTAAAAGGAGGATTGATTCATGAAAAAATCAATGAAAAGAATTCTTATCCTGTTTATAATAAGCTCCATTTTTGTTTCTGCATACTGCAGCAGTGTTTTTGCAAAGACCGGAAATAATGAATATGAAAAGGGGGACAAGGCTGTTTCGAGTCAGGTTATCGTAAATAATGTAATCAGTGTTGAGATCAACCGGGAAGCGAATATTTATTGCGGTAACAATTCCTTCAGCCGGAACGAAATCATGCTGGCAGACAATACCGGGAACCAGGATCCGATAGATAGTTCAGAACTCGATGATCCAGTTGACAAAACAGAGGTTGAGGACCCTATAGACAGGAACGACAGCGAAAAAAATGATCCCATTGATAAAGAAGACAGAGACAATCATCCCATCAACAGCGCTGAAGAAGGCCATGCCGGGCAGGACAATGACGGTGGTAGTTAAAATTCCAGTGTTGATTATTAAAGGATGTGTGGCAAAGAATGAATGAAAGCTTGACGTCATACTGCGGGCTCTGCTGTGCGGACTGTATCCCTTCGAAGGCTGAATTCTTCGAGTTGATTGACAGGTTCGAAGCCATGCTTGAGCAATTGCAGTTTGAAAAGTATGCAGAGCTCAAATCCGAAACCGATGGTGTGTTCAATGAATATCTGAAGTTTGTTTCTGTACTGAAAGGCATGAAAACTCTTCGCTGTTCAAAACCGTGCAGACTCGGCGGAGGAAAAGCGCAATGCACAATCAGGGACTGTGTTCAAAAAAATGGATTGAAAGGATGCTGGGAATGCCGGGAGCGGCCCGGATGCAGTCTGCTGGCACGGCTTCGCACAATCCACCCGAACCTGGATTACCACCTTGACCTCATCAAAGAGCTTGGCTCTGAAAAGTGGTTTGAAAAGAGGAAAGAGCATTACCGGTGGCAGGTGAAGTGAAAAGAAATTATGTGAAAAGGAGGCAATATAAAAAATGAAACTAACACGTGTAGCCATAATCGTTTTCCTGATTACATTTTACTTCAATTGCGTCTCAGCCGGGGAGCGGCCAACACGATTTGAAAAACCGGAAGAAACAGTTGCCTGGTTATATCGCGATTTCGGTTGGGAATGCTTTATACAAGGCTATTTTGAGAAGGACATTCTTATCAACCAGCCAAGAATAGTCCTTGAAAGGTATTTTACTCCCAAATTGGCTAACCTGATATTTCAGGACAGGGCTTATGGAAATAAAACCGGAGAAATAGGTCACATTGATTTTGTTCTTCTGTTCGGCAGTCAGGACCCGGATGGTATCTATGATTTAAGAATAAAAAGAATTCCAAAGACGGATAGCGTTTTGGTTGTATATGACCAGAATGGAGAACATGATATTGTAGAAATAAAGTATTACACAGTACAGACGAATAAAGGATGGCGTATATCAGACATTAGATACAGGTTCAAAAAAACGAGCGCAGGTCCTGAAAACAGATTTTCGCTTCTGGAACTGCTGTCTTAGTAATGAGAGGATTGTTCGGCGCCCATGGGCAATTCCCAGGATTATGTGAAAAACGGAAAGAGCGGAAAAGTTAACTGAACAAAAAAGCTGCAATTTAAATAATTAATAAGGTGTATAGGCAAAAAAAACAGCGTATATTAAATTTTACATTCAAGATGATGCGTATCAATGAATTCCGGATGGACGAATTATATAAGTCAGGACGATAGAATAAGCAGACTGAGGAATGAGAAAAGTATGCTAAGTTTTAACATAATAAATAAGGAAAGGAGGAAGATGTCGTGAATACAAATGCATGTCTTTTGGCACTGGAGAAGGCTCTCCAGCTGGAGATCGACGGGATGGCGTTTTACAGAAAGGCGGCTGCTGAATCAAAAAACCAGCTTGCAAAAGAGA
This region includes:
- a CDS encoding DUF3795 domain-containing protein; translation: MNESLTSYCGLCCADCIPSKAEFFELIDRFEAMLEQLQFEKYAELKSETDGVFNEYLKFVSVLKGMKTLRCSKPCRLGGGKAQCTIRDCVQKNGLKGCWECRERPGCSLLARLRTIHPNLDYHLDLIKELGSEKWFEKRKEHYRWQVK